A stretch of Lutra lutra chromosome 9, mLutLut1.2, whole genome shotgun sequence DNA encodes these proteins:
- the LOC125108723 gene encoding translation initiation factor IF-2-like, translating into MAPRPRRSLWPRLQQPPRRRPEARGKVSGFGGGGEPAPRGGGGASSRFPLLASLLCSAHLPPRAALFFPPAPAPPGLARLGFPGAPPWTSGSPPRDAVLPLPSRPPRPRGVREPRGGGEVRGMGRGQIPAAKVPASACRPGPSGMTWAAPEGPFNSPRPHPQEGDRSVRRDEDWGAGFEGRGQTAFGELFPETIRNPARFLRPP; encoded by the coding sequence ATGGCTCCCCGTCCCCGGCGCTCCCTCTGGCCGCGGCTCCAGCAACCGCCCCGCCGCCGTCCAGAGGCGAGAGGCAAAGTGAGCGGGTTCGGAGGCGGCGGAGAGCCGGCTCCGcgaggcgggggcggggcctcctCGCGGTTCCCCCTCCTcgcctccctgctctgctccgcTCACCTCCCTCCGCGCGCCGCCCTCTTCTTCCCACCCGCGCCCGCACCTCCCGGGCTCGCGCGCCTGGGATTCCCCGGCGCCCCGCCCTGGACCTCGGGCTCCCCGCCTCGTGACGccgtcctccccctcccctcccgcccGCCGCGGCCAAGAGGGGTCCGGgagccccggggcgggggggaggtgcGAGGAATGGGGAGAGGGCAAATCCCCGCGGCCAAGGTGCCTGCTTCCGCGTGCCGCCCCGGGCCATCAGGGATGACTTGGGCAGCTCCCGAGGGCCCTTTTAacagcccccgcccccacccccaggaaggcGACCGGAGCGTGAGGAGGGATGAAGACTGGGGTGCAGGATTTGAGGGGCGGGGACAGACGGCGTTTGGAGAGCTTTTTCCAGAAACTATCCGTAACCCAGCTCGGTTTCTGAGACCGCCCTAA